Below is a genomic region from Phacochoerus africanus isolate WHEZ1 chromosome X, ROS_Pafr_v1, whole genome shotgun sequence.
ACAGATGCAGCgcgactggggggggggggaggcgttGCAGTTCTCAGGCCAGCCTCACCCGAGAGTACGTTTCTCCCATTCACTCACTCCTCGGCTAACAGCAAACTAACGAGACAATATTTTCAAATGCAACAGAAAAATCCAGGaacacaggaggaggaggaggggggctgcTTTTTCTTTGCAAACAACACAGCGATTCCCAGCCTacaaaaggggagggaggggcagcggCGAGGGGCCGGCGAGCTCTAGAAAGTCCCATTTCCGCTGCTCCCGGACTCCTTTTTGCTTTTGTACAAAACCCGACAGCTACTGCAAAACTTTCTGTCCTCCCCATCATCGGTACAAGGCAACAGTCCCAGGCAAGCAAAGCTAAACAAGGCGTCCCAACTCGGGGgtgcggggcggggtggggcggaggGGCGGCGAGCGCAGGCTGGCGCTCAGATGTGGGTCAGCGGCACGGTTCCGTTGACGGCAGTCCCGGCGCCTTGGTAGTGCTGGTGCACGCTGTGCAGGCGGCCGCCCGGCAGTGGCGACGCGGCGTCAGCCGCGTCCCCGCCGGGCGGCAGGTACATGCTGATCATGTCGCGCAGGTCGCCGAGGCAGGCGCGCTGCGAGTGCGAGGCGATGGCGGGCGGCGGCGAGCTGGGCTCGGTCTTCACCACCGTGCCCATGGGGCCCAGGCTCATGGCGgccgcggcggccgcggcggcggcggccgtgGCGGGCTGCTGCCCGtaggcggcggccgcggcggcggcggcggagggcgCCATGCCCCCGTAGcccgaggcggcggcggcggcggcggcggcgttcATGTAGCTCTGGGCGCCGGGCGGCATCATGGGGCTGTACTGCAGGCCGGCCATGTCGTAGCGGTGCATCTGCGGcagcgcgggcggcggcggcgggctgCTCATGGTGGCGGGCTGCGCGTAGCCCAGCTGCTCCTGCACCAGCGAGTACGCGCCGTTGGCCCAGCCGTTCACGTGTGTGTACGTGTCCAGGCGCTGGCCCACGCCCACCGGGCTGctggcggcagcggcggcagcggcggccgcAGCGGCGGCCGCAGCGCCGGGGGGCAGCAGGCCGCCGGGCAGCGAGTACTTGTCCTTCTTGAGCAGCGTCTTGGTCTTGCGGCGCGGCCGGTACTTGTAGTCCGGGTACTCTTTCATGTGCACGGCGCGCAGCCGCTTGGCCTCGTCGATGAACGGCCGCTTCTCCGCGTCGGTCAGCAGTTTCCAGTCGGCGCCCAAGCGCTTGCTGATCTCAGAGTTGTGCATCTTGGGGTTCTCCAGGGCCATCTTGCGCCGCTGCCCGCGGGACCACACCATGAAGGCGTTCATGGGCCGCTTCACGCGGTCCTGATCgctgcccccgccgcccccgccgccgccgctcgcGCCCCCGCCGCTGCCACCGCCTGCGTTCGCCCCGCCGGCTGCGTTCGCGCCACTCTTGCCTGCGCCGCCGGGGGCTGCGGGGCCGCCCGCGCCTGCCGCCGGGGTGGGTGGCCCCACGGGGTTCTTGAGCTCAGTCTCCAGCAGGCTGTACATGGCCGGGGCGGGAAGAAGGTGCGCCAGAGTGGCGGGAGGAGAAGGCGCTCCCGGAGCTGGAGCGGCCACGGTGAAAAGGCCTGAGGACTCCGTCGGAGGGGCGCTCGGGGGCCGGTGGGCCGGCGGGTCGGGCGGGAAGGGCAGGCGTGACGAAGCGCTCCGCGCCAAGTCAGCGGGAACCTGCAGGCTACTCGCACCTGATGCGTTGTCTCGGGCTGGTCGCATTCGCAGTCTGGCCGGGCGCTCTCCGGGCCTCTTATATACCTGCTCGGATCCCCCGGGTTGGGGCTCGGTCCGCCCCTAGCCACCCGGAGGCCCCGTGATTGACAGGCACGCAGAGATGCGCCCTGGCCAATCATCACGGAGCCCCCGTTCGGccctggtggaaaaaaaaaaagttaggggaGTCCTTTCGTTCACCCCCACGCCCCTCTTAGGCCCGGTGACGTGATGAGAGTTATTCAGGAGGCGGGAGTCCCGGAGGAGCCGCTCCGAGACCACCAATTAGGGTCTCAAAAAGTTTGAAAGAATGAAACTCGAGGAGGTGAcgaaggggggagggggcgcgcGAGCAGGttcggggggagggggcagaggggcgcCCACGGGGTTCAGAAAACAACTTTTCAGCCCTGTCAGGGCCGAGGGGCGTCCGGTCCAGGGGCCACCCTGCAGAGCTTCCCGCTGTCTGCGCGCAGGTCCTCAGACCGCATCTGCTGCGAGCACTAGGGACACTGGGCATCGCCAGCTATCCAGGCGGGCTTGGGGCTTAGGTGCCCTGAGCTGCGCCTCCAACAAGCCCTCCCTGGCTGGAATCGGCCCCTGTCCAGCCGGGCCTCCCCCGGGAAGCCGCGGGCCAGAGCGCCTATGACAGAGCGGGGATCAGGGAGCCGGGCGCGGGAGACAGGCTTCGGGACCGCGGAGCGCACGAGGGCTGCGAGGCTCTCCGGTGGTTGGCGCGAGGGCGAGCAGGCAGATGCCCACTGCCCGGGCCGGGCGGAGGAGCTCACAGGCGGTGGTGCGGGAAGTGTgtggggggcggagggggtgAAGCGGGCTCGGCTCTCTTCTCCGGGCCCCCGCTTAGCGGCCCCTTTTTGTCTCTGCTCTCTGGCCATTTCGGTTTTTCCAGTCCGATGCCCCTGAGGGGGAGGGTCGGGCCCCTTGGAAAATCCGTTTTCATGGCAACACGGAGCCTCTCCAAGTGAAAGAAAAGTTTCTTGGAGGGGGGGGACGGTGGCCAGAGAGGAGCCGAGGCCGTCCTCGGGGCGAACCTCCGGGCCCCCTCCACTGGCCGCGCACCTGCCAGGACCACTGAGCGCTGCTCTCGCCGCGCAGCCGCGCCGCCTCCCCGGGAAGCAGGCTCTGCTAACGGACTCcgtcctccccttttttttttttttttttgttgttgttgttgtttttttgttttttgtttttttgtttgtttgttttacagccTTCCTGACCGGAGGCTCCGAGCCCGACACTCACCCGCTTGTCGGGTTGTTTGCCAAAGACTAGAGGCGCGGGAACCCTGGCTGCGGGGAGAGGGAACCCAGACTATCGCCTCCGCCAGCCCAAGCGAGTGGCACAGCGTTTGAAACTCCCGGAGCTGCCCGAGTCGACGGGTGGGAAGGAGAAGCCAGCTGGGCAGGAATGGCAGAGACTGAAATAAGGTGTTCGCACGGTGTGGCCCACCAACTCCCCAGCCTCCTGCAAAGGTGGGGAACCAAAAGAAAGGCGTAAATCCTAACTatgaaaaccaaccaaccaacctagGCTTTTAGCTCCTTAGTACTAAAGCAAGACCCGGCCATTCTGGGACGCCTGCACCCCGGGagttttcctcctttcctgcaCAAATTTTAAAGTGTGCATGCCATggtggctggggcgggggtggggggggtgggggggtgggagcaAAGCAGGCCAGCCTGCCCTGGGGCTGGCGGAACGCTGACAGCAGAACCCCAGCTTTCAGTAGCATCCTCTCCTGGAAGTTTGGGGTCTGGAAACTCGCCCCTTAAGTTTAGGTTCCACCTGGTCTACTTTCTCTTGCTCATCTGGACGGAAGGAAGCAATCGTTTGAATGGGTGTATGGATTTAGGGTTTTAAAGTAAACTATGTGGAATTGTTCTGTgtatgtcgtgtgtgtgtgtgtgtgtgtggcgcgTGCGAATGCACGCACACGGGTGTGTTCACTTAAGCTGACATGGACTGGAAGGCATGTCTCAGAAAAGGGAGTGATTGGACAATCCCCACCTGCACCTGTTTTCTTGCCAAACTGGCTGACACAGTCACATTTCCTAGGCAAACCCACCTTCTCTCAAAGAAGCCAATGTGCAGTAGCCCTGCTCTCCTGCCGCCTTCTCCAGGCGCCCTCTCGGTTTTCTGGGCCTCCGAGGCTGTTGCTAAGGGAAGCGCGTTTCAGGAAACTACCCAACCGACGCGCGGCCTGGGGTCCAGTAGCCTGACAGATGTCAGGATTCTTTCCAAGTTTTAGGACCCAAGTAAGCGGTTGTGTGACAGCGCCTGTGCTGCGCGTATTTCCCTAGGCAAGGGATGTGGTGCCAGGCCTGCGCTCCTCCCCACAACAGATTATCTGGGGcggacgggggaggggggggggctggccACTGCTCCCAGCTGTTTGTCATTTGATCACACCTATCCCGCGGTTTAGGTAAGCTCATTTTCACATTACATCCTTCTGCCAGATTTACGGCAGCTTGCTAGGATCAGacaccctctcccccacccctggcctccctcggagGCCGTGATTAAGCCGGTCAGCTCTGTGACCCGTGGCTCTGGGGTGGTCCGCACAGCCCCAAGTAAGAGTCAAGCCAAATTACCTTCGGAACGTTTCCGAGGAAGCGCTCTCAGCCCAAACTACCACTTCAGTAATCGAGCAAGTTTACCATCAAGGGCGTGGGAGATGGGGGAAGACCGGGAGGAAGCCCGTTCTCTTAGACGACTAGCAGTACCGGCGCAGGCACCAGTCGAGCGGCGCGACCTTCGCTGGAGGGCGGGACAAGTGTCGCGGCAGGTACTACAGCCGGAGGGTCCTCGGTTTGGGCGGGGCCTGCGGGGAGGCCAGGCTGTCGGCGGGGCTGGAACCGGAGTCAACGACCCGCAGCCTGCACCCAGTGGGGAAAGCCGAGGGACCCAGCGGGACTCAAGACCTGTCCTTTGCAACCCCTCCGGGAGAAGAGAGCGTTAGGCTGCTCTCCCGCCCTCGGGGCCTCCGGGAGCCCGTGGGCGGCATACTGAGGCCCGGATGGCGGGCTGGGAGCCCagccaagcccccccccccccgcccgaaCAACGCGCGCCCTCCCAAGAGAGCTCCGGCTCCCTCGGactggggctgggcctggggtttCCAGGACCCTGGGCGAGACAACAGCGCCGTTTGTTGGCTTCAGTGGGAAACTTCACCCAGGGGCGCCCCTTCCCGCCCTGAGGGGTTTGAAGGTCGCCCCAACCCTCGGAGCGTAGACAGCTGGCTTCGCTGCGAGGCAGAACTGGCGCTCACCGAAGAGGGCCAGTTATCGTAAAACtcgggtgggggggtgggtggccGGGCTCCGGGTGCCTAGGGCGCTTCCACTCTGCCTTCCTTGGGTTTCGAGCCTTGGCAGAAATTAGGTGCCCCAGGAGCCTTGTATCTGAGGAGTAAACTTTTAGCTGTCGTGCCTTAGAGCTACTGGTAGAGTGCAGAGCAGGAGAGGGGCTGGCCCAGGACtcgcgggggggcggggggccgctCAGCGGCTGCTCTTGGGGGAACTTTTCCCCGGCCTGCGGCTCGATTAGGGCCCCGCCTCTTAGAAGAGGCGCCCTTGGCGTGCTGGGTGGGATGGGTGTGTATCGGTGTCCGCTCCGGGGACTGAGGCCTGACAATAGGGTCGAGTGTTCGCCTTTTTTCAAGTGCAGCGGAGCCCAGCGAGCGGTCTGGCTTTGAGGAAGTGCGAAAAAACGTATCCTGACGACCCTCAGAAACGCTTTACTTTccagcagggggaaaaaaaaaagtttgcttatCTAGAGGcactttttcctatttcttccttGAGAACCACCCTGGACTATTGACTCTGGCTCCTAGCCAAGACTGTATATTCTAGCCGCAGATTGAGGGCCTTGATCAAGAAATCAGAGCCTGGGGTCTGTTGTAGAACAATCTCCTGTCAAGGGTCGGGAAGGGTCACCAGCACTAACCGGGTGGAAGAGCCAGCCCAGCACCTTCTACTTCTCCAGCTCTCGCAGCGCCTTCAGTTGGATCCTCCTCCCCCAGACCGCAGCACCtcttcccgccccgccccccgcagctCCCAAGGGAAACCCTTGGGCTTACAGGTCTGGGAGGGAATTGAAGATCCTAGGCGGGCGGTGCAGTTTGTAAACAATAGCCTAGTTGAGGCGCCCTAAGGAAAGGTTACTAGGAGCTAACGAGGGGTGTGGTGACACGATCCCCGAGGTACACAAAAGTCTCTCGTGGGCAGTTTTCTATTGCACTTTGGTGTAGCTCTTTTTAGCATAGAGGGCGTGCTTTTAAAAGAGGTTCCGAATTCCATTCCCTCGGTTAGCCGAGCTGTGCGCGGTGAATACCGGGCATCCCCTTGGCCCACACCTTGGCGCCCAGTTGCAAAGACTCCTTTCACCTGCAGGGCATTGCGATATCAATGACCAGCTCTCTTTTCCCCAGGCGTGGAGCAACTACGAGGAATTTGACAACCTTTGCCTTCGGCGCCCTCTTGCCGACCCCACAACCCGAACACCACTACCTCCCCGAAGGAAGGACCGCTCCGTCCCGGAGTTGGGTCCCACTAGCAGAGCGTCTTCCGGGTCACTGCCGTCGACCTCTGGGCTTtgctccctcctccccgcccACAGCTCCCTGCACGCGCCTGGCTCGCGGGGCTGCCAAACCCGCCCCCCTGCGGAGCAGCCTCGGGCACCCGGCACCCTACGGCCCAGCCCGCCCTCCCACGGGGCCTGCCGTCTTTTCCACTTCCGCGTGTGGCTGCAAAGGCGCGGCCCTCCACAGCGGTGAGGTGGCCTGCCAGAAGCCGGGGCCGGGAAAACAGTCGAAAAATCGTTATCAGTACGTAATGTCGCTTGCGTTGCTTCCACGTCGCACAGTTCCACCCGTTTATTCAGACTGGGGGGCGCGGGCCCTTCGGGCGGGGCAGTGCATCCCGGGGAACGGCGCAAGTAAAGCCACTGCACCTCCGGGCACCTCCAGGGCTAGCGGGCACGCCCCCGGGCCCCAGCCGTAGGGGGCGCAGGACggcgggctgggggctgggggctgggggctgggggctggggagagcgTCCCGGAGAACCTTGTAAATCTCAAGGCCGCGTTCAGCTCTTCCCGCCACCACCCcgccccactcttttttttttttttttttaaattttctttcaagcGAGTGGAGAGCCGTGGAGCTCGATGCGTGGGATTTCTACGTTCCCTTCGCCTGGCTTTTCTTTTCCCGGCACGAAAGCTCTGTCgcacacctactatgtgccacgTTGAGCGCCGGGCCCGGGAGGAGACCCGCTCTTTCCCGGTCCGCAGCGGAAAGCGGCGGCGGCCCGGGGGAGCCCCGAGAGGGCCGGGGACCGCGGCGCGTCCCGCCCGCGGGGGCCACGCTCCTTcccccgcgcgcgcgcgcgcctgcCCGCGGCCGCGCCGAACCGTGCGCAGAAGCGCCCGCCGGCCGGGAGCCCCGGCGCCGCCGTCCgagcggcgggcgggcgggcgaggCTCCGGGGCCGCGGCTCGCGACGGAGCGCCGGGCGGAGGACGCGCGGCCCGGGAACGGCGAGCTCGCCGCTGTCTGCCAGGTATGGAGGCCGCTCGACTGCCGCGCCGGCCGGCGGTCAGACGGCGCGACAAAGCGAGGTCTGTCGCGAGCCCCGGCCGCGCTGGCGTTCGGGCGCCTAGGCCGCCGTCACCCCGATCCCATTTCTCGGGAAAGCGTCGCCGGGTTACGACCCCGAGGCTTGGCTAATGTGGTGTTTGTGTAATTAACACCGTCTCCCCTTGTTTCTGAACATCTTTCCTCCCCCAGCGCAGCCCAGCCCGGCTCGCATTTGAAAAAGCAACGGGCCGAACGTCCCAATAACCCTTCCTAATGGGAAAAAACTGCCCCTTTTGTGGAATGGTTTCTTTACAAAGCCAACAACCAACCTTATTTTCTAGTTCCAATGGCTATCCCTTTATGAGTTATATTATTAAAGAAATCCGACACTAATTGTGCCGATTTAACTTGTTAATTAGTTGCAAATAAACTATTCATtagtggtaaaataaaataaaacccatgtGCCTAGATATCACTCCACATTCACATATTGTAGTGTCTGCATAGCATAGGCATACTAAATTAAGTTCCTAAAAGGTTTCTCCTCaggataaataattaaaatatattctacttTAATTGACATTATAGAGGACATAAATGAgcttttccttttagaaagaaATAGCCATTTCTAAATAAAGCTTGCAGTCTGGAGAATGGAGGCTTCAGCCAAATGAATAGTCATTACTACCTTTTCAACGACGTGGGCCTTTTGATCAGAAAAGAAATTAGCTCTAAAAAACAGACAATGGAAGCCTGCCCTGCAATAGGAAGAAAATTAGACGGCCAAGGCTCTTCACAACACCTATTTCTATAAACCATAGAGCTCCTTGCTTTTCAATTACAGCTGTTCATTTCATAtaaggaaaggggaaaaacagGCCTCTAATGTAAACTCGCTTTCACCATAAAGCCTTGCTCCTGGCATGCAGCCAGGCTGCCTACTTACTATTGTTTTTAGTCCTCTCATCAATTAGctaatactatatattttaaatgactctgAGGGTATTCACagactccctcccccttccccacccagacAAAACCCAAGCTGGACTCTCATGAAAGGGCTACCATTCAGAGCACAGACACTTAAATGTATAaagtttaatgtttttattgttcCCCAAAGAAAAACCATATTGAAaaccctgctttgttttttttttttcctatatttcttgGTCCATTATTGAAAAACCCAGACGAGGTGATGACAGGGGAGGGACATAAATGAGCAGCTTTCAGTATTGTTTCTAATTGTTCACAGAGCTAAATCCATCTCCAGATAATTTTTCTGTGCCCTTTAGACCATAATTTGGTTTAtacatctttgtatttttaaaatatgcattttgaaATTTGCTAACCCCAGTGGTTTGGTGTCATtagatataatttcatttaaaaaatgactaagTCTTCACCATTTGGGTGAAATTATCTAGccggcaagaaaaaaaaaaaaaatcccgtttGGAGGGTGTGCTACAAAATAAAACCTTCAACATACATAAACtaataatatgaggaaaaaatgtGGTAATAATACCAGAGAGTTTTAATAAGCCTTTAGGTGCATGTTCTAGAAACATCAAAATAGAGTTATGGGTTGGGAAGGCTTTGCTTCCCTTGAAAGTCGAATGCTTATTTATCTATCTGATCTTTATAAATCACTACGTAaattctttgaagaactgaatAATAGTGCAATCTTATAGGGTTGGTCTGGGAACTTACTGCTTCGTACTGTGCTAATAAAAGGacctaaaatcatttttaaaaatgcaattgaaGATAATTGATTTGTTCACTATAGTATAAGGAAGTATTTTTTACATAACTATAAAATCATTTAactaaaataacaacaaccaTGGCCTTGTCCGTGAGGGGTGTCATTCCCTCTGTCCgtttgaacagcttagagtcttGCCAGCTTGGAAGGAATGGACAAGGGCAGAACCACTCAGATGGTTATTCAAAGTATTTCTCAAGAGCAACTACCAGAAATGGTTACCAAATTGATTCCTGTGCTCCTGTTTTTAGCAGGCGTTCCATGTTGAATATGCTTCCATTTGATGGCTTtctaccatatttttttttatctcgaGTAAATTAACATGTTTGCGTTATGGCGTCTGAGCATTTGCGCCTTTGCTGCTTTGTTGAAATGTATGTCAGAGCAGAGTTACGAATGGCATTTTGTCAAGGAGCACAGAGTTGTTTCCTTGGCAGCCTCTCAGCAAGTCCTTTGATTCTGCCTGCCCTTGGGTGCCCACAACAAGGCCGCCGTCTTACCAGTAAGCAAGTGTGAGACTGTTTCTCTTGTCTGTTGCATGTGATAGTGACTTTTTGCAGAGAGAATTCCACAGGAGCTGGGCGGGAATCACCACCTTCCCGAGGCAAGGCTTCCTAGCAGAGGTGGGCAGTGTGTGGTCACAGATCAGAACTGCGAGTTGCCCAGGCTGAGAGCTGCATGGTTACTGGGATGGGTCTGATTCTATGTGTTTCAGCCCTTGGCTTTACCTTTTGGAAGGAGGATTCAGGTATGAGATGTTGTAGGCAGATGAGCTGAAATTTGAAGGAGTGCCAGAACTGCCAGAAAAGAGGCCTGAAGCTTTAATTTTAGCAGCTTTCGCAGGGGACAATATATTCAGAGGGGGAATCGAAAAAAATGTTTCTCGGGATGTTGACATGAAGTGGAGCCTGGGTGTTTGTTTATACTATCTGTATAATTTGgacaagttctctctctctctttttttttttttttgaggtatatttGACATATGAGAATGTCAATTGTTACATGTCCTATAACTAATATAttacattatgttagtttcaggggtacaacaTGACTTATTGGATATTTGtttatactgtgaaatgatcaccccagaaagtctagttaacatccatcaccacacatagtgacaaactttttttcttgCGATGAGAGCTTTTAAGATCTTCTCTCTGAGCAACTTTCACATATGCAATATGGTATTATTAGCGGAAGTGGGCACGTTTATTATTCTTCCTGAACGTTAGTTCCCCATCTGAAAGAGGTGGATAGTcaggccttcttcagtgggttagggtGGAGATTCAATGAGATAATACAACCGAAAGCGCCTGGCGCTCTGTGTCACACCCAGCAAGCTCAATTAAGTGTTAGCTTGCTTTTCAGCTAGGCTTTCTTAGTCCCCTGAAACAGGATGGAAAATTCCTCTAGTGTGGGGGAGAGGGGACCATGTCACTTTTCTTACCCCTTACATGGCTATGCACAGATGTTTCTGGAATGAATCATAGTCCTTGAGGAAGTCCTCTttgaatgaaagggaaaaaaaccgaACTAATTGCTCTCTGGTTCCAATTCTGCGTCGCAGTCTCCCACATTCGGCCCAGTCACTTGAGATGGTTTCTGTCAAGGCTCTCTAGAGAGCACTCGCTGAGATGATGGGGGTTTTGGTTTGTGACAGAGGGGCCTCTTGTGTTTAATTCTGAGATAACATAAAATATCCTTTATTCTGGAGACGTGCCTGCtgttaaaaatatacaattagTGTCATATGGGCCTTAAAtcctttatttttgcttaaaacgtaagtcttaattttttctttccgaGCTCAATGGAAGGTGTATTCTTTCTGCAGATTGCATCAGGAGTCGTGTTGAAGTAGGCGAGGACTCTTGTTCAGATTTCAGAGCTTTTATATTTTCTCCGAGGTCTCAGCAATTGGCACCATTGACCACGCCAAATAACGTAGTTCTATCGCTTGCAGAGATTAGAGCCTTATCGTTCTTCACAGCGGCTTCTAAAAAAGACTTAGAGAATTacagaaaccatttttaaaataaatacactagAGAGACTTCAGTTCCGATTAAGAGTAATTCTGCGGTTCGTCTGTGCCATTGCGTTTGAAGAAAGAGATCTAGCGTGAAACTTTGAATGACTCCTAGTTAAAACGCTTGCTGAAAGGCTAGGCAGGGCTTGGATGGATGAAAATGCTGCACAGAAGAACGGTCAAGAGCACAGACGGGGTTTGCATCCTGCCCCTGGCCCTTACTTGGAGTTACCTAAGTTCTCTGAGCTTCGGTTGCATCTATAAAAATGGGCATTGATGAGCCTTACCCCTTATGATGATtgtggaaaataaatgagattatgtAAGTAAAGTACTGAACTCAGCGCCTAGAACATAGTCAGAGGATTCAGTAAATGTTAggttatcatcatcaccatcacagCAACCTTGTGAGCTCTGGGGCACAGATGGggacaaacatatatatatatatatcttttgtctttttagggccgcacccgtggcatgtggaggttcctaggctaggggtccaattggagctacagctgccagcctacacagctcacagcaaggccggatccttaacccactgagcgaggccagggattgaacccgcaacctcgtggttcctagtcagattcgtttccgctgcgccatgacgggaactcccaacttatttatatttttaacagataaggaaatagGCTTGGAAGGATTAAGTGTCTTGTTCAAAATGGTGGAGCATATTGTTGGCAAAATCAGGCATGGGAAAGACTCCTGACTCCTTGTCCAGTTATCTTTTCCACCAAACTATGGTTTGCTTGCCCTTCTGTAATATGAGTGTTTTTCGTTAGATTATGTAGCCTACAGTGCTATTGATACCATGTCGGATGAACAAGCatatcataaattaaaaataaaaataatttcaaaaggagttccctggtggctcagtgggctaaggatccagcatcgtcactgccgTGGcaagggttcattccctggcctgggaatttcttgatgccatggatgctgccgaaaataaaataaaaaataaaaataaagaagcatgtcattatttcttcttctatctaAGTAAAGCCCCTAATGATGGCCAGAAGTCTTAAT
It encodes:
- the SOX3 gene encoding transcription factor SOX-3 isoform X2 — translated: MNAFMVWSRGQRRKMALENPKMHNSEISKRLGADWKLLTDAEKRPFIDEAKRLRAVHMKEYPDYKYRPRRKTKTLLKKDKYSLPGGLLPPGAAAAAAAAAAAAAASSPVGVGQRLDTYTHVNGWANGAYSLVQEQLGYAQPATMSSPPPPPALPQMHRYDMAGLQYSPMMPPGAQSYMNAAAAAAAASGYGGMALGPMGTVVKTEPSSPPPAIASHSQRACLGDLRDMISMYLPPGGDAADAASPLPGGRLHSVHQHYQGAGTAVNGTVPLTHI
- the SOX3 gene encoding transcription factor SOX-3 isoform X1, producing the protein MRPARDNASGASSLQVPADLARSASSRLPFPPDPPAHRPPSAPPTESSGLFTVAAPAPGAPSPPATLAHLLPAPAMYSLLETELKNPVGPPTPAAGAGGPAAPGGAGKSGANAAGGANAGGGSGGGASGGGGGGGGSDQDRVKRPMNAFMVWSRGQRRKMALENPKMHNSEISKRLGADWKLLTDAEKRPFIDEAKRLRAVHMKEYPDYKYRPRRKTKTLLKKDKYSLPGGLLPPGAAAAAAAAAAAAAASSPVGVGQRLDTYTHVNGWANGAYSLVQEQLGYAQPATMSSPPPPPALPQMHRYDMAGLQYSPMMPPGAQSYMNAAAAAAAASGYGGMAPSAAAAAAAAYGQQPATAAAAAAAAAAMSLGPMGTVVKTEPSSPPPAIASHSQRACLGDLRDMISMYLPPGGDAADAASPLPGGRLHSVHQHYQGAGTAVNGTVPLTHI